In Mangifera indica cultivar Alphonso unplaced genomic scaffold, CATAS_Mindica_2.1 Un_0005, whole genome shotgun sequence, a single window of DNA contains:
- the LOC123205434 gene encoding pentatricopeptide repeat-containing protein At2g22070-like codes for MELPNPASFTSPLELYAHLLQISLKSKTPFVGKSIHALIVKSGLEFSVFLKNNLMNFYAKTGSVFHAKKVFDEMPIRTAYSWNTLLSCYAKQKKVDLTCGVFNSMPFRDSVAWTTMIVSCKEMGRFKNAIRMFAEMVKEGVMPTQFTLTSVLASCASVGDLGVGKGVHSFVVKFGLSGCVNVENSLLNMYVKMGDEVTAKVVFDGMRVRNVSSWNVVISLHIQSGRLDLARAQFEQMIERDIVTWNSMIAGYNQHGYDVEALDIFAKMLRDSSLEPDKFSLASVLAACANLEKLETGKEIHAYIIRTEFDVSGAVGNALISCYAKSGGVEISQKIVEQSGISYLNVIAFTALLDGYIKLGDVGPARRIFDSLRDRDVVAWTAMIVGYEQNGLNNEAVELFRKMITEGPRPNNYTLAAMLSVISSLASLDHGKQIHASSLRSGEASSVSVSNALITMYAKAGSIDWARQVFRLIHWQQETVSWTSMIIALAQHGLGEEAIQLFEKMLALGIKPDHITYVGVLSACTHVGLVEQGQNYYNLMKTVHKIEPTPSHYACMVDLFGRAGLLQEAYNFIKNMPIEPDIVAWGSLLSASRVYKNLELGKIAAENLLHIEPDNSGAYAALYNLYSACKKWEDAARIRKSMKDGGVKKSQGFSWVQIQNKVHVFGVEDGFHPQKDAIYNMMAKIWEEIKKMGFVPDTESVLHDLEEELKEQILRHHSEKLAIAFGLISTPEKTTLRIMKNLRVCKDCHSAIKFISKLVGREIIVRDSTRFHHFRDGFCSCRDYW; via the coding sequence ATGGAGCTTCCAAACCCTGCTTCTTTCACTTCCCCATTAGAGTTGTATGCTCATCTTCTTCAAATAAGCCTCAAATCCAAGACCCCATTTGTTGGAAAATCGATCCACGCCCTAATAGTGAAGTCCGGGCTTGAGTTTAGTGTATTTTTGAAGAATAacttaatgaatttttatgCAAAAACGGGGTCAGTTTTTCACGCCAAAAAGGTGTTCGACGAAATGCCTATTAGAACTGCGTATTCGTGGAATACACTTCTCTCGTGCTAtgcaaaacaaaagaaagtggATTTGACATGTGGGGTTTTTAATTCCATGCCTTTTCGCGATTCTGTTGCATggactacaatgattgtgagttGTAAAGAGATGGGTCGTTTTAAGAATGCTATAAGAATGTTCGCAGAGATGGTTAAAGAGGGAGTCATGCCGACCCAGTTTACACTTACCAGTGTACTTGCTTCGTGTGCATCTGTTGGGGATTTGGGAGTGGGGAAAGGGGTTCATTCTTTTGTGGTTAAGTTTGGGCTTAGCGGGTGTGTCAATGTTGAGAATTCCTTGTTAAATATGTATGTTAAGATGGGGGATGAAGTGACAGCGAAGGTTGTTTTTGATGGGATGAGAGTCAGGAATGTATCGAGTTGGAATGTTGTGATATCATTGCATATTCAGTCTGGTAGGCTTGACCTTGCTCGAGCTCAGTTTGAGCAAATGATTGAGCGGGATATTGTTACCTGGAATTCAATGATTGCAGGGTATAATCAGCATGGATATGATGTTGAAGCATTGGATATTTTTGCAAAGATGCTGAGGGATTCCTCTTTAGAACCCGATAAATTCTCCTTAGCTAGTGTTTTAGCAGCATGTGCCAATCTTGAGAAGTTGGAAACTGGGAAAGAGATTCATGCATATATTATAAGAACTGAGTTTGATGTCTCTGGGGCTGTGGGAAATGCTTTGATTTCATGTTATGCAAAGTCTGGTGGGGTTGAAATTTCTCAAAAGATTGTAGAGCAGAGTGGAATCTCATATCTTAATGTTATAGCATTCACTGCACTACTAGATGGATACATCAAACTTGGGGATGTAGGCCCAGCCAGAAGGATCTTTGACTCATTGCGAGACCGCGATGTGGTTGCATGGACAGCCATGATTGTTGGCTATGAGCAGAATGGCTTGAATAATGAGGCAGTGGAGCTTTTCAGAAAAATGATTACAGAAGGCCCCAGGCCAAATAACTACACTCTAGCAGCCATGTTGAGTGTCATTTCAAGCTTGGCTTCTTTGGACCATGGCAAACAAATTCATGCAAGTTCCCTAAGATCTGGTGAAGCATCTTCAGTTTCTGTTAGCAATGCTCTAATTACAATGTATGCCAAAGCTGGAAGCATAGATTGGGCAAGGCAAGTATTTCGTTTGATTCATTGGCAACAAGAGACTGTCTCTTGGACATCCATGATTATAGCTTTGGCTCAACATGGTCTTGGGGAGGAGGCGATACAACTGTTTGAGAAGATGCTGGCACTTGGTATTAAGCCTGACCATATAACTTATGTTGGTGTCCTCTCTGCCTGTACACATGTAGGATTGGTGGAACAGGGTCAGAACTATTACAATTTGATGAAAACTGTGCACAAAATTGAACCCACCCCAAGCCACTATGCATGCATGGTTGACCTGTTTGGGCGTGCTGGACTGCTACAAGAAGcatacaattttataaaaaatatgccTATTGAACCCGACATAGTAGCATGGGGTTCACTGTTATCTGCTTCAAGGGTCTATAAGAATTTGGAGCTTGGAAAAATTGCAGCAGAAAATTTGCTCCATATTGAGCCTGACAACAGTGGAGCATATGCAGccctttataatttatattcagcTTGTAAAAAATGGGAAGATGCTGCCAGAATTAGAAAATCAATGAAGGATGGAGGAGTAAAGAAAAGCCAAGGATTCAGTTGGGTTCAGATCCAGAACAAGGTCCATGTCTTTGGGGTTGAAGATGGATTTCACCCGCAGAAAGATGCAATCTACAATATGATGGCAAAAATCTGGGAGGAGATAAAAAAGATGGGTTTTGTTCCTGATACTGAATCTGTATTGCATGACCTTGAGGAAGAGCTGAAGGAGCAGATCCTTAGACATCACAGTGAGAAACTTGCTATTGCGTTTGGGCTGATAAGTACTCCAGAGAAGACTACATTGAGGATCATGAAGAACCTCAGAGTTTGCAAAGACTGCCACTCTGCCATTAAATTTATCTCCAAGCTTGTAGGCAGAGAAATCATTGTTAGAGATTCTACTCGTTTTCACCATTTCAGAGATGGGTTCTGTTCTTGTAGGGACTATTGGTAG
- the LOC123205431 gene encoding glutathione hydrolase 1-like: protein MSILPFLWPSVLFILLFLLAPTSSLDSLHGHPKHRREVIVKRHGVVATDDGRCSKIGMNVLRAGGHAVDASVAAALCLGVVSPASSGLGGGAFMLIRLASGKTQAFDMRETAPMKASENMYVGNASLKISGILSVAVPGELAGLHKAWEQHGKLPWKRLVKPAEVLARRGFKISPYLRIQMEDSKSEILADKGLRGIFTSNGKLLQAGDVCRNKKLAKSLEAISKYGLKAFYNGSIGFQLVKDVQMAGGILTIKDLQNYAVKMRNPISANIQGLKVIGMPPPSSGAATMILMLNILAQYGVPSGVSGPLGIHRQIEALKHGFAVRMNLGDPDFVNISNVLSDMLSPKFAQSLKKTIYDNMTFGPGHYGGRWNQLHDHGTTHVSIVDCDRNAVSMTSTVNSYFGAKVLSPSTGIVLNNEMGDFSIPSKGGKDSPPPAPPNFIRPGKRPLSSMTPTIVLKDEKLKAVIGASGGAMIIAGTAEVFLNHFFREMDPFSSVMAPRVYHQLIPNEVHYENWTTVTGDHFEIAGKIRASLKKKGHVLQSLSGGTICQFVVQELESGTLMGISDPRKGGFPAGY, encoded by the exons TGTTGTTGCAACAGATGATGGGCGTTGTTCCAAAATAGGTATGAATGTTCTTCGTGCAGGAGGCCATGCTGTTGATGCTTCGGTTGCTGCTGCTCTTTGCTTAGGAGTTGTCAGCCCAGCTTCAAGTGGCCTTGGAGGAGGAGCATTTATGTTGATCAGGCTAGCCAGTGGGAAAACACAAGCATTTGACATGAGAGAAACTGCTCCAATGAAAGCTTCCGAG AACATGTATGTTGGCAATGCTTCTCTAAAGATTAGCGGAATCCTCTCTGTAGCAGTTCCAGGTGAACTTGCAGGCCTTCACAAAGCTTGGGAGCAACATGGGAAGCTTCCATGGAAAAGGCTTGTGAAGCCGGCAGAAGTTCTTGCTCGTAGGGGATTCAAGATTTCTCCATACCTTCGTATACAGATGGAGGATTCAAAGTCAGAGATCTTAGCAGATAAAGGACTCCGGGGTATATTCACATCAAATGGAAAGCTTTTGCAGGCAGGCGATGTTTGCCGCAACAAAAAACTAGCCAAATCACTGGAAGCAATTTCAAAATATGGCTTGAAAGCATTCTATAACGGATCAATTGGGTTTCAATTGGTGAAAGATGTTCAAATGGCTGGAGGAATACTAACAATAAAGGACTTGCAAAACTATGCAGTTAAAATGAGAAATCCGATCTCTGCCAACATTCAAGGCCTTAAAGTAATTGGAATGCCACCCCCTTCTTCTGGGGCTGCTACAATGATACTT ATGTTAAACATTCTTGCTCAATATGGAGTTCCTTCGGGTGTTTCTGGCCCCCTTGGTATCCATCGCCAAATTGAAGCTCTGAAACATGGTTTTGCTGTGAGGATGAATCTTGGCGATCcagattttgttaatatatctAATGTTTTATCGGATATGCTCTCGCCCAAATTTGCACAGTCATTAAAGAAAACTATATATGACAATATGACATTTGGTCCCGGCCACTATGGTGGCAG GTGGAACCAACTCCATGACCATGGCACCACTCATGTGTCAATTGTAGATTGTGATCGAAATGCTGTCTCCATGACTAGCACAGTCAATTCATACTTTGGAGCAAAAGTATTATCTCCAAGTACAGGAATAGTCCTCAACAATGAAATGGGTGATTTCTCCATCCCTTCAAAGGGCGGTAAAGATTCCCCACCACCAGCTCCACCTAATTTCATCAGGCCAGGGAAAAGACCTTTATCATCCATGACGCCTACCATTGTACTGAAG GATGAGAAACTGAAAGCTGTTATAGGTGCCAGTGGCGGAGCCATGATTATTGCTGGAACTGCAGAGGTTTTCTTGAATCATTTTTTCCGTGAAATGGATCCTTTTTCATCCGTTATGGCACCAAGAGTCTACCATCAG TTGATACCGAACGAGGTACATTACGAGAATTGGACGACAGTGACGGGCGATCACTTTGAAATTGCAGGTAAGATCAGGGCATCTCTTAAAAAAAAGGGCCATGTTCTACAGAGCCTTTCAGGTGGAACCATTTGCCAATTTGTAGTACAAGAACTAGAATCTGGAACGCTAATGGGTATTAGTGATCCCAGAAAAGGTGGATTTCCAGCTGGGTATTGA